A single genomic interval of Devosia oryziradicis harbors:
- the cobN gene encoding cobaltochelatase subunit CobN: protein MHLLSAQAGAIQQEGEAIDLNQRPGALVFASSADSELAMLAGAADRAGDSELRLASTLRLSNNLSVDLWLEKTVAHARLVVLRLIGGAAYFQYGVDELTALCANRGIPLVLLPGDANPDPILQSRSTVHPDDWSRLHGLFIAGGPENADTILQAFNLLSASTRPGEEAFLSSLSPHPFARFGLWHPRAGMTDEAGLGALHQAGAAHVPILFYRAALEGAGTATIEALIAELECQGLAPVPLLVSSLKEGPCIRFVQDALAVFPPSAIFNLTGFALGIDGLEDKANPFSGTDAPVIQLIQSGRSEAQWLADNQGLSSKDMAMFLVMPEVDGRLGGLIVGHKSDAVWHERCQVPLTAYAPDNSGIRRAVALAKNWSNLRATPRADRKVAIVLANYPIRDGRLANGVGYDAPESTLRMLRALERAGYTLNQPPSPPSPLRGGTEGGGAAFSAYPTSSNDLIHLLLSGPTNAHPARGSSPATLTLARYAQLFATLPTRIQQEVTTRWGDPATDPFVRENAFHLPALVFGNVAVLLQPSRGYQLDETASYHDPALVPPHAYLAAYLWLRHDFGAHALIHNGKHGTLEWLPGKAAALDDASYPDALWGQLPHLYPFIVNDPGEGTQAKRRAGAVIIDHLVPPLTRAETYGPLKDLEALLDEYYAASGMDRRRLADLRRRILDFVSDTRLDRDIGLPEDETQALIKIDNFLCDLKEAQIRDGLHIFGQSPQGNLQRDLVVALARVPRGEGPGEGSLIRALADDLKLGFDPLTAKLGTMWTGPHIGQSGPSLRTVGDVVECLESIAADLVDSARMVDPTWTATRAVLDTVQTLIRPRLAASGPAEMQALLDGLDGKFIRPGPSGAPSRGRLDVLPTGRNFYSVDSRAVPTPTAWELGRKSAESLVLRHLQDHGHHLRSVALSVWGTANMRTGGDDIAQALALIGARPTWDPGSLRVSGYEIIPLAKLGRPRVDVTLRISGFFRDAFPAQIALFDRAIRAIGALDEPVEDNPIAASMRADAASADDHAAGHRIFGSKPGTYGAGLNALVDSGAWSSKVDLANRALDWGQYAYGAKDAGTPQRSRFAARLGDIDAVIHNQDNREHDLLDSDNYYQFEGGLSAAAETLTGRKPAVYHNDHSRPERPLIRTLEEEISHVMRSRVVNPKWISGMQRHGYRGAFEIIATVDFMFAFAATTGAVKTHHFDLAFEAFVEDDSVRDWLKSANRHGYDELLAKFNEARQRGLWTPRSNAAYALLAGEA from the coding sequence ATGCACCTGCTCTCCGCCCAGGCCGGCGCCATCCAGCAGGAAGGCGAGGCGATCGATCTCAACCAGCGCCCCGGGGCGCTGGTCTTTGCCAGTTCTGCCGACAGCGAATTGGCCATGCTGGCCGGCGCCGCCGACCGGGCTGGGGATAGCGAACTCCGCCTCGCCAGCACGCTGCGCCTCTCCAACAACCTTTCGGTCGATCTCTGGCTGGAAAAGACCGTTGCCCATGCGCGCCTCGTCGTGCTCCGGCTTATCGGCGGTGCTGCCTATTTCCAATACGGCGTGGACGAGCTGACCGCGCTTTGCGCCAACCGCGGGATACCCCTGGTCCTGCTGCCGGGCGATGCCAACCCTGACCCAATCCTGCAGTCACGCTCGACCGTGCACCCCGACGACTGGTCCCGCCTCCATGGGCTGTTCATTGCCGGCGGGCCCGAGAATGCCGACACGATTCTTCAGGCGTTCAACCTTCTCTCGGCCTCAACGCGGCCAGGTGAGGAGGCTTTCCTGTCTTCATTATCGCCCCATCCCTTCGCCCGGTTCGGCCTCTGGCACCCCCGCGCAGGAATGACCGACGAAGCCGGCCTGGGCGCGCTCCACCAAGCCGGCGCGGCCCATGTCCCCATCCTCTTCTATCGCGCCGCCCTCGAGGGCGCGGGCACCGCAACGATCGAGGCGCTGATCGCCGAGCTCGAATGCCAAGGCCTTGCCCCGGTGCCGTTGCTTGTCTCTTCGCTCAAGGAAGGGCCGTGCATCCGCTTCGTCCAGGACGCATTGGCTGTCTTCCCGCCATCAGCCATCTTCAACCTCACCGGCTTTGCCCTAGGCATCGATGGTCTCGAAGACAAGGCCAACCCCTTCTCCGGGACCGACGCACCCGTCATCCAGCTCATCCAGTCGGGCCGCTCGGAAGCCCAATGGCTGGCAGACAACCAGGGCCTATCCTCCAAGGACATGGCGATGTTCCTGGTCATGCCGGAGGTCGACGGACGCCTGGGCGGTCTCATCGTCGGCCACAAGTCTGACGCCGTCTGGCACGAGCGCTGCCAGGTCCCTCTGACCGCCTACGCGCCCGACAATTCCGGCATTCGACGCGCAGTTGCCCTCGCCAAAAACTGGTCCAATCTGCGCGCCACCCCCCGCGCCGACCGCAAGGTTGCAATTGTTCTCGCCAACTACCCTATCCGGGACGGACGCCTGGCCAATGGCGTCGGCTATGACGCGCCGGAATCGACGCTGCGCATGCTACGGGCGCTTGAGAGGGCTGGGTATACACTGAACCAGCCCCCATCGCCTCCCTCCCCCTTGAGGGGAGGGACCGAGGGTGGGGGTGCTGCATTTTCTGCGTATCCGACGTCTTCAAACGACCTCATCCACCTCCTCCTGTCCGGCCCCACTAACGCCCACCCCGCGCGTGGCTCGTCCCCCGCCACGCTCACGCTCGCCCGCTATGCCCAACTCTTCGCCACGCTTCCGACGCGCATCCAGCAGGAAGTCACCACGCGCTGGGGTGATCCGGCGACAGACCCATTCGTGCGCGAGAACGCTTTCCACCTTCCCGCGCTCGTCTTCGGCAACGTCGCGGTCCTGCTCCAGCCATCGCGTGGCTACCAACTCGACGAGACGGCGTCCTACCACGACCCGGCCCTTGTCCCGCCGCATGCCTATCTTGCCGCCTATCTCTGGCTGCGCCACGACTTCGGCGCCCACGCTCTGATCCACAACGGCAAGCATGGCACGCTCGAATGGCTGCCGGGCAAGGCCGCGGCGCTCGATGACGCGAGCTATCCCGACGCGCTCTGGGGCCAACTGCCACATCTCTATCCTTTCATCGTCAATGATCCGGGTGAGGGTACGCAGGCCAAGCGCCGCGCCGGCGCCGTGATCATCGATCACCTCGTGCCACCGCTCACCCGCGCCGAAACCTATGGGCCGCTGAAAGATTTGGAGGCCCTGCTCGACGAATACTACGCCGCCTCCGGCATGGATCGCCGGCGCCTGGCCGACCTGCGCCGCCGCATCCTCGATTTTGTCAGTGACACGAGGCTCGATCGCGATATCGGCCTGCCCGAGGACGAGACGCAGGCGCTGATCAAGATCGACAATTTCCTCTGCGACCTCAAGGAAGCCCAGATCCGCGACGGCCTCCACATCTTCGGCCAGTCGCCACAGGGTAACCTGCAGCGCGACCTGGTCGTGGCACTCGCCCGCGTGCCGCGCGGCGAAGGTCCCGGCGAAGGCTCACTGATCCGCGCCTTGGCCGACGATCTCAAGCTTGGCTTCGATCCGCTGACGGCCAAGCTCGGGACGATGTGGACCGGGCCCCATATCGGACAATCGGGGCCAAGTCTTCGCACCGTCGGCGATGTCGTCGAATGTCTTGAGTCAATTGCCGCCGATCTGGTCGACAGTGCTCGGATGGTCGATCCTACCTGGACCGCCACCCGTGCCGTCCTCGATACCGTACAAACCCTCATCCGCCCGCGCCTCGCCGCCTCGGGCCCGGCTGAAATGCAGGCACTTCTTGACGGTCTCGACGGAAAGTTCATCCGGCCCGGTCCGTCCGGCGCCCCATCGCGCGGGCGGCTCGACGTGTTGCCCACCGGGCGCAACTTCTATTCGGTGGACAGCCGAGCCGTCCCCACGCCCACGGCCTGGGAGTTGGGCCGCAAATCGGCTGAGAGCCTGGTCCTCCGTCACCTGCAGGATCATGGTCACCACCTGCGCTCGGTCGCCCTTTCGGTCTGGGGCACGGCCAATATGCGCACGGGCGGAGACGACATCGCCCAGGCCCTGGCGCTGATTGGAGCCCGGCCCACCTGGGACCCCGGCTCGCTCCGCGTATCCGGCTACGAAATCATTCCGCTGGCAAAACTCGGCCGGCCGCGTGTCGACGTGACCCTGCGCATATCGGGCTTCTTCCGCGATGCCTTCCCCGCCCAGATTGCTCTTTTCGATCGTGCCATCCGAGCCATTGGCGCTCTCGACGAACCGGTCGAGGACAATCCGATCGCGGCTTCCATGCGCGCCGATGCCGCCAGCGCCGACGATCATGCTGCCGGGCACCGCATCTTTGGCAGCAAGCCTGGCACCTATGGTGCGGGGCTCAATGCCCTGGTCGATTCCGGCGCCTGGTCTAGCAAGGTCGACCTCGCCAACCGTGCACTCGACTGGGGCCAGTATGCCTATGGCGCCAAGGATGCCGGCACGCCGCAGCGCAGCCGCTTCGCGGCACGGCTCGGCGACATCGACGCCGTCATCCACAACCAGGACAATCGCGAGCACGACCTGCTCGACAGCGACAACTACTACCAGTTCGAGGGTGGGCTTTCGGCCGCCGCCGAAACGCTGACCGGCCGCAAGCCAGCGGTCTACCACAATGACCATTCCCGCCCCGAACGTCCGCTGATCCGCACGCTGGAGGAGGAAATCTCCCACGTCATGCGCTCGCGCGTGGTCAATCCCAAATGGATATCGGGCATGCAGCGCCACGGCTATCGCGGCGCCTTCGAGATCATTGCCACTGTCGATTTCATGTTCGCCTTCGCCGCCACCACGGGCGCGGTCAAGACGCATCATTTCGACCTGGCCTTCGAGGCCTTTGTCGAGGACGACAGCGTGCGCGACTGGCTGAAATCGGCCAACCGGCACGGCTATGACGAACTGCTCGCCAAGTTCAACGAGGCGCGCCAGCGCGGCCTGTGGACCCCTCGCTCCAACGCCGCCTATGCTCTGCTCGCGGGGGAAGCATGA
- the cobW gene encoding cobalamin biosynthesis protein CobW, giving the protein MTKIPTTVITGFLGAGKTTLVRHLLAHAPKGKRIALIINEFGDLGVDKDILAGCGDETCREEDMVELSNGCICCTVADEFIPTMQALLARPEKFDHIVIETSGLALPQPLIRAFNWPEIKAQVTIDGVVTVADAAALAEGRFASDEAAVDALRRQDEMLDHETPLGELFEDQLSSADLVVINKADLVDAATLAKVEANIRAELRPGVGVVHAHNGHVDIAALLGMGMGSEDDIANRPSHHELEHGGETHEHDDFDSFSLRMPAVGSKDELLAVIEQTIRDHDVLRLKGFAAIPGAAARLAIQAVGPRVTAYFDRPWKEGETRDTALVVIGESPLDRASISASLQRAAKAAA; this is encoded by the coding sequence ATGACCAAGATCCCGACCACCGTCATCACCGGCTTCCTCGGTGCCGGCAAAACCACGCTCGTCCGCCACCTCCTCGCGCATGCCCCCAAGGGCAAGCGCATCGCGCTCATCATCAATGAGTTCGGCGACCTCGGCGTCGACAAGGATATCCTCGCCGGCTGCGGGGACGAAACCTGCCGCGAAGAGGATATGGTCGAGCTCTCCAACGGCTGCATCTGCTGCACGGTGGCCGATGAGTTCATCCCCACCATGCAGGCGCTGCTCGCCCGTCCGGAAAAATTCGATCACATCGTCATCGAAACCTCGGGTCTCGCGCTGCCACAGCCGCTCATCCGCGCCTTCAACTGGCCGGAAATCAAGGCCCAGGTCACTATCGACGGCGTCGTGACGGTCGCCGACGCCGCCGCGCTGGCTGAAGGTCGCTTCGCCAGCGACGAAGCCGCGGTCGATGCATTGCGCCGCCAAGATGAAATGCTTGACCACGAGACACCGCTGGGCGAACTGTTCGAGGACCAACTGTCCTCGGCCGACCTTGTGGTCATCAACAAGGCCGACCTCGTCGATGCGGCGACCCTCGCCAAGGTCGAAGCCAATATCCGCGCCGAACTTCGCCCCGGCGTCGGCGTGGTGCATGCCCACAATGGCCATGTTGATATCGCCGCTTTGCTTGGCATGGGCATGGGCAGCGAGGACGACATCGCCAACCGCCCCAGCCATCATGAACTCGAGCATGGCGGGGAAACGCACGAGCACGATGACTTCGACAGCTTCTCGCTGCGCATGCCCGCCGTTGGCAGCAAGGACGAGTTGCTCGCTGTCATCGAGCAGACCATCCGCGACCACGACGTGCTGCGCCTCAAGGGTTTCGCCGCCATTCCCGGGGCGGCCGCCCGCCTGGCCATCCAGGCCGTCGGCCCCCGGGTGACCGCCTATTTCGACCGCCCCTGGAAAGAAGGCGAAACCCGCGACACGGCTTTGGTCGTGATTGGCGAATCCCCGCTCGACCGCGCGTCGATCTCGGCAAGCCTGCAGCGCGCGGCGAAGGCCGCTGCGTGA
- a CDS encoding DUF2164 domain-containing protein → MKPIKFSKEETKAIVGEIQDYFREELDQQIGAIPAEMLMMFFVDKMGAYFYNRGLYDAQALIRERMDSLTDDIFGLEQPTNHLR, encoded by the coding sequence ATGAAGCCGATCAAGTTCAGCAAGGAAGAGACCAAGGCCATTGTCGGGGAGATCCAGGATTACTTCCGGGAAGAACTTGACCAGCAGATCGGCGCCATTCCGGCCGAAATGCTGATGATGTTCTTCGTGGACAAGATGGGCGCCTATTTCTACAACCGCGGCCTTTACGACGCGCAGGCGCTGATCCGCGAGCGGATGGACAGCCTGACCGACGATATATTCGGGCTCGAACAGCCCACCAATCACCTGCGCTAG
- a CDS encoding CbtA family protein, producing the protein MIRNLFAAALLAALAAGLLTAAIQHFRVTPLILHAETFEGEGGHSHGTEAVAAEHEHAEGTPAHTHDAAAIEEWAPQDGFERTAYTTLATVLAAAGFALVMGAISMFANIPITFANGFLWGIAGFVTFSLAPAYGLPPELPGMPAADLVARQVWWTGTALATGAACLLLAKTRASWAFAVAIALVVVPHIVGAPVAPDEPSAVPAHLATEFAAITLGTALVFWLVLGTVFGKLNDVFAARSATVPTGAIA; encoded by the coding sequence ATGATCCGCAATCTGTTTGCCGCTGCGCTTCTCGCAGCGCTTGCTGCTGGCCTTTTGACGGCCGCCATCCAGCATTTCCGCGTCACCCCGTTGATCCTTCACGCCGAAACCTTCGAGGGTGAAGGCGGCCACAGCCATGGTACCGAGGCCGTCGCGGCCGAGCACGAGCATGCCGAGGGTACCCCGGCGCACACGCATGACGCGGCTGCAATCGAGGAATGGGCTCCACAGGACGGCTTCGAGCGCACAGCCTATACGACGCTCGCCACAGTGCTCGCCGCCGCCGGCTTCGCGCTGGTGATGGGCGCCATCTCGATGTTCGCCAATATCCCGATCACCTTCGCCAATGGCTTCCTCTGGGGCATTGCGGGCTTCGTCACCTTCTCGCTGGCCCCGGCCTATGGCCTGCCGCCCGAACTGCCTGGCATGCCGGCCGCCGATCTCGTCGCCCGCCAGGTCTGGTGGACCGGCACGGCGCTGGCCACCGGTGCTGCCTGCCTGCTGCTCGCCAAGACCCGTGCCAGCTGGGCCTTCGCGGTGGCCATCGCCCTGGTCGTTGTCCCCCATATCGTCGGTGCGCCGGTGGCGCCGGACGAACCGAGCGCTGTGCCCGCTCACCTTGCCACTGAATTCGCCGCCATAACCCTAGGCACGGCGCTGGTCTTCTGGCTGGTGCTGGGCACAGTCTTCGGCAAGCTCAATGACGTCTTCGCGGCGCGCAGCGCCACCGTCCCCACGGGAGCCATCGCATGA
- a CDS encoding DMT family protein translates to MGLNFATLAPIGLLLASNIFMTFAWYGHLKWPTSALWAAVLISWGIAFFEYWLAVPANRIGEAVYSPSELKTIQEVISLSVFAVFTVFYFGEKLTLNHGVGFAMIALGAFFIFKGPIK, encoded by the coding sequence TTGGGCCTTAATTTTGCTACCCTTGCCCCGATCGGGCTCCTGCTTGCCTCCAACATCTTCATGACCTTTGCCTGGTATGGGCACCTCAAGTGGCCCACCTCGGCGCTCTGGGCCGCGGTGTTGATCAGCTGGGGCATTGCTTTCTTTGAATACTGGCTAGCCGTACCCGCCAACCGGATTGGCGAGGCGGTCTATTCGCCGTCCGAACTCAAGACCATCCAGGAGGTCATCTCCCTCTCGGTCTTTGCCGTCTTCACGGTGTTCTATTTCGGTGAAAAGCTGACGCTGAACCATGGCGTGGGTTTCGCCATGATCGCACTTGGCGCGTTCTTCATTTTCAAGGGGCCGATAAAGTAA
- a CDS encoding CbtB domain-containing protein produces the protein MNTATNTATNTVSTGLQSLSISQRIIAGSLALMLGLTLLVGTGFAGDFRLHNGAHDTRHAMGFPCH, from the coding sequence ATGAATACCGCGACCAATACCGCGACCAATACCGTCTCGACTGGCCTCCAGTCGCTCTCGATTTCCCAGCGTATCATTGCCGGTTCGCTGGCGCTCATGCTCGGGCTGACCCTGCTGGTCGGCACTGGCTTTGCCGGCGATTTCCGCCTGCATAACGGCGCCCACGACACCCGCCACGCCATGGGCTTCCCCTGCCACTAA